From the Ipomoea triloba cultivar NCNSP0323 chromosome 8, ASM357664v1 genome, the window CTCGTCGTACAATTCCTTCAAAAAAGATCAACgataatgataattaatttcGAGAAATTCGATCTATACAGAGTTTCATTCTTacatttcttaattttactttttattgaaaaatgagGTTTTTAGTACTctaattatagaaaaatagcTAATCCAGTCCTAAATGATTGGGGATTCCATATTTAATTCTTCAATTATCATGCCGGTGGCAGATATAACCTCGCAGTGACAAAATTTGTTACATATCAATAATGTTTGCTCCTCAATTGGAGCGAACGTTGATATTTAACAAATGTTGTTACTGAAAGGCTAAATTCGTCACCAAAATAGAATTGAGCAATTAAATGTGGTAACCTATTAAATaacttggttggcgtgagtggtcgTGCACTCTTATTCCTTAAGAGAGATCAAGAGTACAAACCTCTTCTcgtataaaaaatcaaattggtCCCTTAATTGGGTCGGCTTGGTGCGAATGAGAATTAGTCTAATATGATACGAGCGAGCTTAAATGTGTCTCTTATCTAGTGCCTGTTTTTCTTTAACGGTACTTATCAAAGAATTATAAATGTAGAAAAGCGTACTTTACAATAAACGAATTTAATTGCATACTTATCAAAGAGTTATAAATGTAGAAGAGCCTAATTTACAATAAacgaatttaattaattacctgGATAAAATTGGCGGCTCCTTGTATCATAAGATCGGCGTAGGCATAAATATCGTACTTGATACGCCGGACAGGGAGGGAGAAATAGGTGTTGAGGACGTCGTTGGTGCCGGCGACCACCACAAATAGTGTGTTCTCAATAATGtaatttgtttggttttcacCCACCATCTCTTTCAGCTTTCCCTTATATTCTTTGAAGTAGTTTAATTGCGTCGTGAGGGGTATAGCTGtctacatatttttattaaaaaaaaattaataatttattattccattaaaaaaaaatcaaagtccaGAATTATAAGTGAAAATGTGATTATAATTGAGCGACAGAAAATAGaatgaatttgaaaaaaaaataaaaaaataccgCAATTTCTGCTGTTAGAGGATCAAATCCACAGCCTCCGGATGCAAAGCTCACGCCCGTTTTGTAATCTTCGGGTTGTAAATTCGGGTCAAAATAAGCGGGCAAGAGCTCTTTCACTCCCAATTCTTCCGCTGGAGTATTGAATGTGTAACAATTAATATGAACTTTGTTGGATTGACcaaaatttttaactaaaatatttgatttacgagaaagttCACATTGTCAGTGAAGTCTATTTGGTAATATTACTAAATATTGCTCGTTGACTAATAACCTAAtgtcaaattaatatattaattttatgacAAGCTTATTTTTATTACTCAAAACGAATAACAAAAAGGTTTAGTTATTACGGAATATCACTCAAACAAACCCTGTCTAGGAGGATGACACCAAACCAACCACCAAAAAGAACCTTGGAGAGATAAAGACATAAAGTATGAATCgaagaaaaatatcaattttcaattattaatagtgtatttaaaaaaaattaaaaaaatgaaaatattgtgATGCCCATTCTtcctcttttaatttaattaaatacaatTCAATGCTAAAAATTGACATATTAAATGCTAAAATTCCAAAATTCCAAACTTTAATCAAACTGTATGGATGAAGAAATTATATCCATCAGATATTaccttgtaaattgtaataggGTCAATAATAGTTAGAAAAGAGTAAAACTGTATggattatttaaatttaaattcaatttgtaCAACCACAGTACAATTCGAATTGAACCGTGATTGTACCTctcaattaatataataaagagacattaaataaaatattattagttaCGTACCTATGAAGTCCGACGGCGTCTTGCCGTTGCAAAACCGGCCGGTGGGCCTCCCGCCGGCGAAGTCCTGGCCGTACGGCGGGTAATTGCACCGGGCGAACGTCGTCTGGAGATTGTTGTTCATGCCTTGGTCGACGATGGAATCTCCAAACACGATAACTCCCTTCACGACGGTTCCCGGCGGCAGCTTTACCTTCGCCTCGCAGCGCCGGCCGAGCAGCAGCAGCATCGGAAAAACCATCAACGCCGCCATGCACGCGGCGGCCGCCGGAAACATCGCAGCGCGTGACGACGACAACATTTTTGGCATCCGAATTACAGCAGACGGCCCATACTATACATATTATGTTCTGAGGATTTGCTATCCTTACATGCCTCTAGTAGTGTTGTTTGTTGTGTATTTATAACACATGCAACAAGATGACGTGTCGAATCTGAATTAGTCTGACAGTATTAGATAGGGAGTTATCAAATATTACCaaaaatatactataatattttaacatatTTAAACAAACAAGTGAAGCATGGTATTCATATTTAAAACtcatgaatttgatttttttagggataaagtacaaataagccattgtaTTATTTGGGAAacagcaattaggccatcgaactcaaataacctccaaataagccactgaacttagtaaaaaagagcaattaacatttttaacatgtTACTTCAGGTTAAAGTACAAACAAGCCACTGAACTATCTGGAAAACATCAACtaagccatcaaactcaaaTAACTCCCAAATAAGTCACGTTcttttatgagttttt encodes:
- the LOC116027300 gene encoding GDSL esterase/lipase EXL1-like, translated to MPKMLSSSRAAMFPAAAACMAALMVFPMLLLLGRRCEAKVKLPPGTVVKGVIVFGDSIVDQGMNNNLQTTFARCNYPPYGQDFAGGRPTGRFCNGKTPSDFIAEELGVKELLPAYFDPNLQPEDYKTGVSFASGGCGFDPLTAEIATAIPLTTQLNYFKEYKGKLKEMVGENQTNYIIENTLFVVVAGTNDVLNTYFSLPVRRIKYDIYAYADLMIQGAANFIQELYDEGARRAVIFGIPPAGCVPSQRTIAGGKSRACVEQYNEAAQIVNSKLSAEIDYLSNKLPQSTIVYVDIYNPLLDLIQHPQNYGFEVADRGCCGTGVIEVTFLCNKYSGTCPDHTKYVFWDSFHPTETAYRILVHQILQKYISRFI